A single Primulina eburnea isolate SZY01 chromosome 11, ASM2296580v1, whole genome shotgun sequence DNA region contains:
- the LOC140804531 gene encoding uncharacterized protein, protein MTSTTIQITVHRLNGQNFLEWSQSVKLAIDGRGKLGYLTGEAAKPDETESTYKTWRSENSLVMAWLLNSMDPSIARPHMFMKTAKDVWDSVKETYSDSENSSQIFELKAKLWNLKQGDHEVTIYYNEMAALWQELDQHYDDVWDSKDDYARQKKREENDWVYMFLAGMNQNLDEVKGRILGRKPLPSIREVFSEIRQEESRKKVMHSQAKNNIGSMSDNSALVSRNPDTTPNAYRKKKPWCDHCQKAWHTRETCWKLHGKPPGWKKRSEKALQTVTEISQETPINSGQLPFTQDQIDQLVRLLRTSNPTPSSSNCSVAQNGKPATVSLMCSKPKCTWVIDSGATDHMTGSSSFFSSYKPCAGNRRVRIADGSFNSIARIGDIKLSLTITLSNVLHVPKLSCNLISISKLTQDLKCQAKFSNSNCVFQEVDSGKMIGNAREYGGLYFLDGEIESCKVSQAFSGLETTSIDLNNEGEISEDDGGGLGFLSPNSGPNNQGVISIELTSKNKDTIPGLHEDLVVIPASPKIVGNIDHINVDHSKISHNKGSSPTSLSIPQSSPIDTGSTQRGKFYEHVYQRRVPHQGGKDIISQLDHESNSEPSSEGKFPTPLDLPIALRKERRSCAKYPISNYVSYSRLSPQFSMFSGNVSSVHIPRNIQEALESPEWKKAVHEELGALEKNQTWVLEELPVGKSTVGCKWVFTPKFNAERILERYKARLVAKGFTQTYGIDYSETFAPVAMMNTVQVLLSIAVNLDWPLQQLDVKNAFLNGMLEEEVFMDPPPGFEGTCGKKVCRLKKALYGLKQSPRAWFGRFTQFVLKQGYVQGQSDHTMFTKFSESRVSVLIVYVDDIILTGDDIEEMRLLKEKLSKEFEIKDLGGLRYFLAMEFARSSKGLAVSQRKYIMDLLKETGMSDCKPAETPIDANKKLGETTTQNAADVHQYQRLVGKLIYLSHTRPDIAFAVSLVSQFMHAPSRDHLEAVNKILRYLKGCPGKGLCFKKSESKKLEVYTDADWAGSITDRKSTSGYCTFLWGNLVTWRSKKQNVVARSSAEAEFRAMANGICEAIWVQRLLQDMRIEAALPIRLYCDNKAAISIAHNPVQHDRTKHFEVD, encoded by the exons ATGACATCCACCACGATTCAAATTACTGTTCACCGTCTAAATGGGCAGAATTTCTTGGAGTGGTCACAGTCCGTAAAACTTGCAATTGATGGACGTGGGAAATTAGGGTACCTGACTGGAGAGGCAGCGAAACCTGATGAGACAGAGTCAACATACAAGACATGGAGATCAGAAAACTCTCTTGTGATGGCGTGGCTTCTCAACTCCATGGACCCCTCAATCGCCAGACCACATATGTTTATGAAGACTGCGAAAGACGTGTGGGACTCTGTGAAAGAGACATACTCAGATTCCGAGAATTCATCCCAGATATTCGAGTTGAAAGCAAAACTCTGGAACCTGAAACAGGGTGATCATGAGGTAACAATCTACTACAATGAGATGGCGGCCTTGTGGCAGGAGCTGGATCAACACTACGATGATGTCTGGGACAGCAAGGATGATTACGCAAGACAAAAGAAGAGAGAGGAGAATGATTGGGTATACATGTTCTTGGCTGGAATGAATCAAAATCTTGATGAGGTTAAAGGACGAATACTTGGAAGAAAACCACTTCCGTCTATCAGAGAAGTCTTCTCTGAAATTCGCCAAGAAGAGAGCAGGAAGAAGGTGATGCATAGCCAGGCCAAAAACAACATTGGCTCCATGAGTGATAATTCAGCCCTGGTGTCTCGAAACCCGGACACAACTCCGAATGCATATAGGAAGAAGAAGCCCTGGTGTGACCACTGCCAGAAAGCCTGGCATACCCGAGAAACTTGCTGGAAACTTCACGGAAAGCCACCAGGTTGGAAGAAACGATCTGAGAAGGCACTACAAACAGTGACTGAGATTTCTCAAGAAACTCCAATCAACTCTGGACAGCTTCCATTCACTCAGGACCAAATAGATCAACTTGTTAGGTTACTTCGAACTTCAAATCCAACTCCATCCTCCAGCAACTGTTCTGTCGCACAAAATGGTAAACCTGCCACTGTTTCCCTCATGTGTTCTAAACCTAAATGTACCTGGGTCATCGATTCAGGTGCAACCGATCACATGACTGGTTCGTCTTCCTTTTTCTCCTCTTACAAACCGTGTGCAGGTAATAGAAGAGTTAGGATTGCAGATGGGTCTTTCAACTCGATTGCTAGGATAGGAGACATCAAACTCTCGCTCACTATTACTCTTTCAAATGTCCTCCATGTTCCTAAACTGTCTTGTAACCTTATATCTATTAGCAAACTAACTCAAGACCTTAAGTGTCAAGCTAAATTTTCAAACTCTAATTGTGTTTTTCAGGAGGTGGACTCGGGGAAGATGATTGGCAATGCTAGGGAATATGGTGGACTCTACTTCCTTGATGGGGAAATTGAATCTTGTAAAGTTTCCCAAGCATTTTCTGGTTTGGAGACTACCTCTATTGATCTGAATAATGAA GGGGAGATAAGTGAAGATGATGGTGGTGGTCTAGGTTTTTTATCACCTAATTCGGGTCCTAACAATCAAGGAGTTATTTCTATTGAATTAACTTCCAAAAATAAGGACACTATCCCTGGATTACATGAGGACTTGGTTGTAATACCAGCAAGTCCTAAAATTGTGGGAAACATTGACCACATAAATGTGGACCACTCAAAAATTTCGCATAACAAAGGATCTAGTCCAACTAGCCTGAGTATTCCTCAATCCTCACCAATTGATACAGGTAGTACCCAAAGAGGAAAATTCTATGAGCATGTCTACCAGAGAAGGGTTCCACATCAAGGAGGGAAAGACATCATATCTCAACTTGACCATGAGTCCAACTCAGAGCCATCTTCTGAAGGTAAGTTCCCAACTCCTCTGGATCTCCCAATTGCCCTACGAAAAGAAAGAAGATCATGTGCCAAATACCCTATATCTAACTATGTCTCCTATTCTAGATTGTCTCCACAATTTTCAATGTTCTCAGGTAATGTCTCATCTGTCCATATTCCAAGAAATATTCAAGAAGCTCTAGAGAGTCCTGAGTGGAAAAAAGCAGTTCACGAGGAACTTGGTGCACTTGAGAAAAATCAGACTTGGGTTCTTGAGGAGCTGCCTGTGGGGAAGTCTACTGTTGGGTGTAAATGGGTATTTACACCGAAATTTAATGCAGAGAGGATACTTGAAAGATACAAGGCACGTCTTGTGGCAAAGGGCTTCACACAAACATACGGCATCGATTATTCAGAGACATTTGCACCTGTTGCGATGATGAATACTGTCCAGGTGCTGCTGTCCATTGCTGTAAATTTGGACTGGCCTCTTCAACAACTCGATGTGAAAAACGCTTTCCTAAATGGAATGTTAGAGGAAGAAGTCTTCATGGATCCTCCTCCTGGGTTTGAAGGTACATGTGGTAAGAAAGTTTGTAGGTTGAAGAAGGCTCTATACGGCCTCAAACAGTCTCCTAGAGCTTGGTTTGGAAGATTTACCCAATTTGTGTTGAAACAAGGCTATGTGCAGGGGCAATCCGATCACACTATGTTTACAAAATTCTCAGAATCGAGAGTCTCGGTTTTGATTGTCTATGTGGATGACATTATTCTCACAGGTGATGATATTGAGGAGATGCGcttgttaaaagaaaaactATCGAAGGAATTCGAGATCAAAGATCTAGGTGGGCTTCGGTATTTTCTGGCTATGGAGTTTGCTCGGTCGAGCAAGGGACTGGCGGTTTCTCAGCGCAAATACATCATGGATTTACTAAAAGAGACAGGTATGAGCGATTGTAAACCCGCTGAAACTCCAATAGATGCAAATAAAAAACTCGGGGAGACAACCACTCAAAATGCCGCAGATGTACACCAGTATCAGAGACTTGTAGGTAAATTGATTTATCTATCTCACACTCGACCAGACATAGCATTCGCTGTGAGCCTAGTGAGTCAGTTTATGCATGCTCCCTCTAGAGACCATCTTGAAGCGGTTAACAAAATCCTAAGGTACCTAAAGGGGTGTCCTGGAAAGGGCTTATGCTTCAAGAAGAGTGAGAGCAAGAAGTTGGAAGTTTATACAGATGCTGATTGGGCTGGGTCCATTACTGACAGGAAATCAACCTCGGGCTACTGTACCTTCTTGTGGGGGAACCTAGTCACATGGAGAAGCAAGAAACAGAACGTTGTAGCGCGTAGCAGTGCTGAGGCTGAGTTTAGGGCAATGGCTAATGGGATATGTGAGGCTATTTGGGTTCAACGACTGTTACAGGACATGAGAATTGAAGCTGCTCTTCCgattagactgtattgtgacAATAAGGCAGCGATTAGCATAGCTCATAATCCGGTTCAGCACGATCGGACTAAACACTTTGAAGTGGATTGA
- the LOC140804532 gene encoding uncharacterized protein: MIRAVIVKEKPDLIVLQEIKKEVVDRRFISSIWKSRFVEWVILPALGRSGGILIMWDPRFIPVKDNLIGEFSASIKIPKNEFNFWWITAVYGLWKPSLRNNFWDELAGLRVLCDERWCLGSDFNVVRTSSEKMNSHSQTSSMRCFDSLIQELELCDPPLLNGKFTWSNLRDMPICCRLDRFMFTTGWTEFFPFNRQTILPRITSDNFPVVLEKIKWGPTAFRFENVWVREKNFKSSASIWWDRAAVRGWEGYKFMMKLKSVKMEIKRWNKEVYGMVDMRMGELRRKISVLDELESDGLGSEEVANERKENKMQLEDLICRQNRIHYQKSKIKWVKEGDQNTKFFHSLLNQRRSKATINRLEREDGSITSDEDEIVAIILRYFEEFYGKKDVRSWGIEGVEWCLIDDSMSRELEKFFKEDEIKSDFRV, encoded by the coding sequence ATGATTCGAGCTGTTATTGTTAAAGAAAAACCGGATTTAATCGTGCTACAGGAAATTAAAAAGGAGGTGGTGGATAGGAGATTTATTTCAAGTATATGGAAATCAAGGTTTGTGGAGTGGGTTATTTTACCTGCATTGGGTCGGTCAGGGGGGATTTTGATTATGTGGGATCCTAGGTTCATTCCAGTTAAGGACAACTTGATAGGGGAGTTTTCGGCTTCAATAAAAATTCCAAAGAATGAGTTCAATTTTTGGTGGATTACGGCTGTTTATGGGCTGTGGAAACCAAGCTTGAGAAATAACTTTTGGGATGAACTGGCCGGGCTAAGGGTTCTATGTGATGAGAGATGGTGTTTGGGGAGTGACTTCAATGTGGTTAGAACTTCAAGTGAGAAAATGAACAGTCATTCACAAACCTCAAGCATGAGATGCTTTGATTCATTGATTCAAGAGTTGGAATTATGTGATCCACCTTTATTGAATGGAAAATTCACGTGGTCGAACTTACGGGATATGCCTATTTGCTGTAGATTGGATAGATTCATGTTCACGACAGGTTGGACTGAATTTTTCCCATTCAACAGGCAAACAATTTTGCCACGAATCACTTCTGATAATTTCCCTGTTGTTTTGGAAAAAATTAAGTGGGGTCCAACAGCTTTCAGATTCGAGAATGTGTGGGTAAgggaaaaaaattttaaatcttcagCATCAATTTGGTGGGACAGAGCGGCGGTTCGAGGTTGGGAGGGGTATAAATTTATGATGAAACTAAAATCGGTAAAGATGGAAATCAAGAGATGGAATAAGGAGGTTTATGGGATGGTGGATATGAGAATGGGGGAGTTAAGACGAAAAATCAGCGTGTTGGATGAGTTAGAGAGTGATGGATTGGGGTCGGAAGAGGTAGCGAATGAGAGAAAGGAAAATAAAATGCAGTTGGAAGATTTAATATGTCGACAGAATCGAATACATTACCAAAAAAGCAAGATTAAATGGGTTAAAGAGGGAGATCAGAATACAAAGTTTTTCCATTCACTTTTAAATCAAAGGAGGAGCAAGGCTACCATAAACAGATTAGAAAGGGAGGATGGATCGATCACAAGTGATGAAGATGAGATTGTAGCAATTATTTTGAGGTATTTCGAGGAGTTTTATGGAAAGAAGGATGTGAGAAGTTGGGGGATTGAAGGCGTCGAGTGGTGCCTCATTGACGATTCTATGAGCCGAGAACTAgagaaattttttaaagaaGATGAAATAAAAAGCGATTTTCGAGTGTGA